In one Papio anubis isolate 15944 chromosome 11, Panubis1.0, whole genome shotgun sequence genomic region, the following are encoded:
- the MRLN gene encoding myoregulin, with protein MTGKNWILISTTPPKSLEDEIVGRLLKILFVIFVDLMSIIYVVITS; from the coding sequence ATGACTGGTAAAAACTGGATATTAATTTCTACTACTCCTCCCAAAAGTCTAGAAGATGAAATTGTGGGAAGACTtctaaaaattttgtttgttatCTTTGTTGACTTAATGTCTATTATATATGTTGTGATAACTTCTTAG